tccgtcggtgattctgtctgtaatatttaatttaaattttgaatttaatcaaaaattttcaaaaactgcCAAATATCACCAACAACTTTTCAATCCGTTGGTGAttctgtctgtaatatttaatttaatttaaatttttcagaaaactgtcaaataacaccgatgacttttcaattcgtcggtgattttgtctgtaaagaacagtaattaagAGTACAATTGGGAAGTAAATAGTTTCAgaactctctgtaaaatactgACGGAATGTTCCGTTGATGATTCCCTTtataattaacatgatgaataGTGTTGATAGTTTACCAACAATTTTACCGACGGTATTCCGTCGATAAAAATGGCACGTTGTCGCATCCaacatcgcggcggccttaaaattaaatctttggAAATAACAGATTTTcggcatcttgttctttaatgGGGAATggtatggaaaaagaacagatatctagcatcttgttcttttaggggaaaatggTCTTgttttaaggagtcgccacttagtattatagtcattaggaactctaactggtcaacatagattctatggctcgggactggttacgtaaaaggaatgatattatcaccccttaaacgttctgcctgaggcagactgcattgttgattttgtcttaaattgctaaacatttatttgtttatgttatgataatttgtttataatatttctgaCTCTGGTGCCAGTGAATATGCAACtacggatacttccaactctaccgttggtaaatattacgtagctataaaataaatttagatcaatatttttattcctgactctaacatcagtgaataaataaataaaataaatttatttttacacatgcatatatatttttatttttttattttttattttttttggattgggCTAGACTCAGCAAGCCTGGCCATGTCACAGGACGAAGCGAGTGATCTGGCTGGGCTAAGCAACACTgtgcaagtgaattaaaattcacttgcacGGTGTAAATGCCAATTAACTGAAACAATGCGAGAAGAAGAGGTCGCTTACCTGGTCTGCTGGAGGCGATGGAGACGATGGAGAAGCTCTGGCTGGCCGACACTACCTCCTCTCCTCTGCTCCttcttctgcttttttttttctttgtatctcACCCCCTGTTCTCTGGGTTTGTTTCTTTGTTCGTGGCCTCTTGTGCCCCTCTGTTCTGTGCTTCTGCTTCTGGTGTTCTTTCCCCTGCTCTCGGTGTATACTTGTTTTGCTCTGTATTTCTGcgtttttcttctctgtttttttccacCTGTTTCGTTCTTTTCCCCCCTGCTTCTCCCGCTCGTCTTTCGTCTTTGTTTCTACTGTGATCTTCTCCTAGAATGCTCCGTTTCTGGTGCAGTTGCTGCTGAAGATGGAGCTCTGGAGCTGCGGTGTGAAAGAGCTGTTGGGGCTGGTGCAGCTGCGGGGTGAAGGCGAAGATGATGACGATGGTGATGGAGGGTTGCCCGATTGTTGCTGCTTCCTCCTctgtttctctgtttttttgctcttttttcgTCCCTGTGTTTTTTTCGTTCTCTGCCGTtcgtggcttttttttttctcttttttttgcctCTGCTCTGCTCTGCTTTTTATAGAGCCCGAGAGCTTGCCCTAAACCAGTCCCTGTTACAGTCCTGCATTTACAGGACTGTTAATCAATCCACGAGCGGGATCGTGGGCAAAAGATGTGGTCCATGATCGGATCAAATTGCTGCAGTTTTCCCTGTTGAATAGGCTTTCTCCGCGCGAAATGAAAGGGATAATGAACAGCTCTTCAAAACGGCGCCATTTGTGTCCTTGGGAATGactatttttcactttggtccctgAACTTCTGACATTTATTAATTAGGTCCCTGAttccattaattaaataattccaagtccaattaagtccccaaacttcTAAATTATGTTATCTTGGCCCAAATTTCAATTCATTCctcatttttatcatttcacacattttttttaataaaataaaaggagtaaaaaattgagttatgacacacgtcatcaatttttttgctttgttttaattatttttttttcattgtaattcCCTCGATAAATACCCAGAgaatatttccatcggtaaaatccgtcggcaatttaccaacgaaaatattccctcgatattttgatttgtatttattaattttctggtagtgtggGTTGCATGGGGTTTAGGTTAAGACTATATTCAAGGAGTTCAATAATCAAGTTCGAGTTACCTAGGGCTTAAGTTGCGTACAAGTTTGAATCTCTCATGGTTTGAATTGGGATTGGGTTCAAGGTGTATaggcatagttttgaaatccggcccggcccggcgggttgacccgggacctGGCCAATCCAGGGTTGGAATCAGGccgagttgaagaaaaaataggaaaagtcatGACCTGATGTGACTCGACCGATCCAGCGGGTTGACCCGGTGACCCGAcaaaactcggttgcaacccgttgacttttgttttttttactaaaacgacgctgttttgaattttttatgaccTGGTCAAAACTCGGAATCCAGATTTTGAACCGGGCCGGCCACCAAGctaggtttaaaaactatggtacAAGGTCTTAAGGTGTTTTGTCGAGGTTAGGTGCATGATACTCCAAGGTCAGGTCAGGAGCACTCgattttcaagtccaaaaagGTCTAGATATTGAAACTAagggtattttatatatatatatataaagagctAACAACCAAACAagtatacaatttttttaaaaagcaaataaaaagactaatgccaaaaaagaaaagaaaatgatctgatcaaacactatttttaatatggtattAGACTAATAGATTGATTAAACAGTCATAAGctctctaattaaaaataattatgattaattcatatattttgttgGAGAATAACTTGttttaaccaataaaaatatagtatgTTACCAACCAAAGCAGTAATTAGACGTCCATATTAACTTCTTAGCTTCAACATTTAAGTGATCGATGCCTACCTGCCTAACTTCACCttcatccccccccccccccccccatttaAAGATTAAGCTCGCTCGCTTTCTGTGCAAACATTCCGAAAGTATTAGGCCATGGAAAAACTTGCTACTGTAGTTCTGTTTATGCCTTTTGGCATGGTATTCTGTCTCACAGGCGTTCTCATTACTATCATCCAAGTAATGGCAACCCCTGGAGCTACTTGCTTTGTGATCTTATGTGcttgctgcttcttcttcttctttcttttgataaatacCGGTTGCTTCATTTCAagatgttttataaattataaatcctacattaatattattataaattatataatcacCATGCATGCTAATTTTGCAGGCAGCTTGCTTCCTCATTATATGGCCTCTCTCAAGAAATACATACAGAAGGATCGTTGGGGCGGTGACCGAAATATTATTCTTGGAGATGATATTTTTGATGGATTGGTTGGCAGGTCTTGAGGTGTTAATCACCCCAATATTCTCCTTCATcatcttgtcattttttttaatataatatattaaaaaggcTATAAAACTAATAATCAAAGTAAAATACAgggatatgattaaaaaaaaaactaacttggagaaacagaaataaaaaaaaaaagaaattaatttactacaacagaaataaaaaaaattacctaagatttcttattacagTATCAATATTAATTCAAATCCATCcctctaatttaattaataacaatttttgCAGGTTCGCCTCCATACGGATTTAGAAACGTATGAGTTGATCGGTAAGGCTTTGAgtacttcaaattaaataattatcgaAGCCATTAATCCCTGAGGAGTATTTATAATTATTGCTTGAGGGTTTTTCCAGGCAAAGAGAATGCGCTTGTAATGCCTAATCACATCTGCGACGCTGATGTCCTCATTATGTGGCTTTTAGCCGAGGTAATGTTCAGCTAGCTAAACAAATTTTACTTACAAgtgatgataataaataaataaataaataaataaataaataaacagttaTTTATtatgcttaaataaataaaagtcattGCCTGCTGAATGCATGATTTGGCTCTCCCTCCAGCGCTTTAACTGTCTCCGCGGTGCTCTAATGGTCATGAAGAAATCTTCAAAATACCTTCCCgtaagttttaaatatttaaatattttcacttTGCTTTTAGAATATCTCCGCTTGATTCATTCTCTGCGCTGGGTAATTCAGCAGTTTTGAATTGTTTCTGCAGATTTATGGATGGGCAAATTGGTTTAATGGAGCCGTTTTCTTGAATAGAAATTGGGCCAAAGATGAAGGCAAATTGAAGGTATATTAAATACACTGAAATTCGCTAATCTATCCATCGTTAATTAACCACAAATACAGAGCttatatagttttgaaaccccacccttaaaaaaaagaaattattaaaacctATATATTAAAACTTGAATATCTATGAAATCCTGAAAAATTTATATCCTAGATTGAAAAATTgtattcatatatattttaaagtctaattaattaagaagttaattaaatttgtcaccgttcatttatgatttgatGTTGAGGACAGGGGCGGAGACAGGAGGTTAGTAGGGGCCTCGAcccctttaaaaatattatttttacaacctttttcttaataatCTATATGGTTTtagctaaaataataaaacaattaaaattttggtcttaattttattttttgacttcGCCCCTCGATGGTTGgttattgattaatattttaatgtgggTTATTTACcgaaaaatctttatattaaatattaaaaaatgaagaaaaactcTAAAATAGCACGCTTAGCATGTTCTTAAATAACAAATGCGACCTTGACCTAATTTATTATTGGTATATAGTATAAAAAAGCATTTGGAACccataaattgtaattttaaaactctCATCATCACAATTTAGTTGTTGGTAACTCTTTAAGCAGTATAGCCCAAGATGTGTGATTAAAACATCttttacaagaaaattgaagagtaggttttacaagaaaattgaagaatagctctttttttttttggccatcACAATTTCTTaagctggaaaaaaaacattaattttatatttttttttagtaaaaaataatttaaaaaacaagtttgacCGAAACAAGAGTGTGTGTGAGTGTCAACCATCCTGGGATTTAAGATTCAGAACGtgtctataaaaaaaaggattacaGTCCCTTTatggctataaaaaaaatattaactagcACATCTAGCTACGTAACAGCTTGTTACATTTGGATCGATTAATGTTCTGCTGGAGTGATTCCTTGCAGTCAAGTTTTCAAGAGCTTAAGGATTTCCCTGGTTCTTTTTGGTTGACTATCTTCGTGGAAGGGACTCGCATCACCCCAGATAAACTTCTAGCAGCTCAAGAATTTGCCATTTTAAAAGGATTGCCAGTTCCTAAGAACGTGCTGATTCCTCGCACCAAGGTAACCACGTAGATATAGTGCCATCCTCTTGTAAAGTGGAATAATCAAGAGGAAGATCCATTATCCGTTAATTATATGGAACCCTTTTCGGTTTGACATTTGATAATTAAGGAAAACAAATTCATGCTACttatccaagaaaaagaaactgcTCTGGTTCCAATTTACATGATCACACCGTCAAAAGAAGTACTCTCCTTGTAACCTGTGACTCCATGTTTTGCACTTAGGGCTTTGTTACGGCTGTACAGTACATGCGTCCATTCGTTTCAGCAGTTTATGATGTTACTGTTGCTGTGCCAAAAGGCCATCCAATCCCTTCTGTGAAGAGATTCTTTAGGAGGCAACCTTCTGTTGTAAGTTAAGACAGTGTTCAAATTTGGTGATTTTAGGAACTGAAGCACGGTCATCCTTCTATGGTACTTTTTTAGCTGATATATGTGTAGATGACCTAATTTCAGGTGCATTTCCACATAAAACGCTATGCAACGAAGGGATTGCCCGAATCAGATGAAGGCGTTGCTCAATGGTGTAAAGATAGATTTGTGGTCAAGGTATTACATAATCATCATTGCTTGCTTAATTTGCTCCTCCATATATAGTTTAAGCAGAGCATGTGATTGATGCTAGAGACCAAAAAAGGTGATAAAATGTTCCAAGAGAAGTCTTACCAGTAATCTCATCATTTCCAGGATGCAATGTTGGAAGAGTTTCGAGCCAATGACACATTcgaaggaaaagaaattagagATTTTCGAATTCGACCGAAGAAGTCATTGATTGTAAGTCATCGTTCTGGccacctaaaaatataaaaagaatgtcGCTACCTACTCCTGTTAATCTTCTTAGTTTAAATGAATGTGCAATCTCAAGTTGATCaattgccttttattttttttttctttattgatttttgtttttcttgttctctgcggggcaaaaaaaaaaaaaaaaaac
This region of Populus trichocarpa isolate Nisqually-1 chromosome 9, P.trichocarpa_v4.1, whole genome shotgun sequence genomic DNA includes:
- the LOC7482316 gene encoding 1-acyl-sn-glycerol-3-phosphate acyltransferase PLS1, with protein sequence MEKLATVVLFMPFGMVFCLTGVLITIIQAACFLIIWPLSRNTYRRIVGAVTEILFLEMIFLMDWLAGLEVRLHTDLETYELIGKENALVMPNHICDADVLIMWLLAERFNCLRGALMVMKKSSKYLPIYGWANWFNGAVFLNRNWAKDEGKLKSSFQELKDFPGSFWLTIFVEGTRITPDKLLAAQEFAILKGLPVPKNVLIPRTKGFVTAVQYMRPFVSAVYDVTVAVPKGHPIPSVKRFFRRQPSVVHFHIKRYATKGLPESDEGVAQWCKDRFVVKDAMLEEFRANDTFEGKEIRDFRIRPKKSLIAVIFLACICSIGAIMFIQRFSLLSNWKGISSLAFAVAFDAILIYTFIEYTKLPEQGKAQATNGQVVKLH